The stretch of DNA CCATCAAACCCAATTATCTGGTAATCATCAGGTGCTATTTTCCCCAGTTCCTTCATAATACTAATAACTCTCAGAGCCATCATATCATTTATTGTAAATATACCATCAATTTCTTTATGAGATTGCAAAAAAATTCTTATCTGATCTTCAGGATTTATTAAAGGTTCTTTCATTTCAAAATTATAGACATCTACTCCTAATTCCTTAGCTTTTTCTCTGAATCCTTTACTTCTGAGTATAGTCTCATTCTCATACATATTAATTGAACCAATAAAAGCAAGGTGCTTATTATCCCTTCTAACCAGTTCCTCTGCTGCAGTTTGTCCTCCTTTGTAATTTGCTGAAGTAACATAGCATACATTTTCCGAAAAATGTCTATCTATACTTACAAACGGTAAATCAGATAAAATATATTTGTCAATATCAGAATATGTAATACCAATAATTCCATCCACTTTATTTTGTTTCAACATTTCGATATATTCGATTTCATTTTGTGAATCACTATCAGCGTTACAAATAAATAATTTATAATTATATTTTAATAACTCTTTCTCAACATGATAGGCAAACTCCGAGAAAAATGGATGCCATATGCTCGGAATAATCAAAGCGATAGTTTCTGTTCTATTCTTTTTCATACCTCGAGCATAATTATCAGGGATATAGTCCAATGTTTTTATAGCCCTTTGAACTTTCCTTAAAGTTATTTCTTTAATGCCTTTTTCTTTATTAATCACACGTGAAACTGTTCCAACACTAACTCCTGCTTCTAAAGCAACATCTTTCATGGTAATTGATTTTTTTCGTTCTACCATATTATCACCTCCTTTCAATATATAGTATCATGCAAACGTTTTTTTGGCAACTATTTCTCAATCATTTTTGGCCAGATCATTTATCCCATCATTAATAAAATCACTCCAATTAGCTTTTGAAAATACTTCAATTTTCATGTGTAAACATCTACATAAAACAGGAAAAGCCTTGGTTTCATGGCTTTTTTCGTATCTTCTACAAAAAAGCAAGAGTTTTAGAGGGCTATGAATCTAGATGTACATTTTGCTTAAATGATTGAAGGTATTTTCTTAACAAAAACACCCAAAAAATTAGATTTTTTCTGTCTAACTTTTGAGGTACAGTTCAAACGCTAAATAGCGTTTTTTTGTTATTTTAGGTTACTAATCTAATCGAATAAACATCATTGCGTTAAGCAAAGAGATGAGAGCGACTGTATTGACATTATTGGAATAGATTAGTCTCTTATTTTCAATAGGAGGAATAATAAAATTAGAAATAATGATATCGTAAGGTGAATCTTTTAGAGACTCAAGTGATAACTCTAATTCATTCCAAACTTCCAGTTCAAAATTGTTGCTGCAATAATAAGAAAGTGTTTCCGCTACTGATTTTGCATGATACTGATCAAAATTGCTCATGACTAAAACCTTTAATTTAGGTTGATTTTGTAAAAGATTTAGAACTAAGTGTTTGCTATGGGTGATAAAAGTATAGGACAAATGATTGACTTTCATCGAATTACAATCCATACCTAAAACCTCTAGATAATGTTCAATTCCTTCCTTCACCTCTGAAACAAATTTAGGAAAAATATTTTGAAAATTCCTGATTGTATTCCCTTTTTGATCAAATAGAATAAACTCAGTGGACAACTCTTGACGATACAGATGTGCG from Streptococcus mitis encodes:
- a CDS encoding LacI family DNA-binding transcriptional regulator, with the translated sequence MVERKKSITMKDVALEAGVSVGTVSRVINKEKGIKEITLRKVQRAIKTLDYIPDNYARGMKKNRTETIALIIPSIWHPFFSEFAYHVEKELLKYNYKLFICNADSDSQNEIEYIEMLKQNKVDGIIGITYSDIDKYILSDLPFVSIDRHFSENVCYVTSANYKGGQTAAEELVRRDNKHLAFIGSINMYENETILRSKGFREKAKELGVDVYNFEMKEPLINPEDQIRIFLQSHKEIDGIFTINDMMALRVISIMKELGKIAPDDYQIIGFDGLKTSVDQSYLVSTIVQDIGMMAKESVAMILKMIKREEILEKRIVIPTYFWGDKTTKKI